The nucleotide sequence tgttgggttgatgtttagacgagttgtatatacattatgtatacagccatgtatcaccatcattgatggcgatccgatggatacatctgttgtagagttgtcactgactcagacgtacttatatatacatatatgtatatatagtctataagaatctaccaacaagtaaacttaataggtattgattcatcaaaattgacaatacttcctttatacatctagcaccctctctgtaggtataaacacagatatatactctaaacctacagatactcatcaatacttgtcgcctgaaagttgccatcctccacactgcacgaagagcattccatacagccAACCTCTCAGAATAAGGCGAATCTGTTCCTCTGAAAACACCACAAAACAACGTCTGGGGCAGTTCAAaggacatttgaaaagaaggggatataaaaacaaaaacatcaaaaatagttttagaaaagcggaatccatccccagaagcagtctgctaacttacaaagataaaaagaaaagtaaaagaatcccatgtgtgctcacttaccatccatgcctgacaaatagtttcaagaccattcgtgatcattggacGGCAATCGAGAAACATTCCAAGTTATCCAAAACCTTTCCTGAGCCTCCAATGATTGCCTTCGaacaacctaacagcctgagaaatatacttgtccgtgctgacctttccaaacctaaccatactgtaggtaattgccaaccttgtggggataagcgctgcaaatgttgcaaccaattgcagcattcatcaacatttcacagtaagaccacagaaaagacatacaagatcttctgcaatgtcaactgcaaaagctcaaacgtgatttacgttcttgagtgtcctagatgtggtctccaatatgttggtgaagctatgcagccatttcacaaacgccttaatgaccacaggagtgacctcacaaaaaaaccgtatattCCGGTTAGCCAACACTTCAGattaccagatcacaatctgaaagattttgatcacatgaagatccttgtgatcgaacaggattgtacatggcaaaataggcaaagagagaagttttggataaaaacactgggtgtcctccatccagacggaattaatagaaagaaataattaaatttacagtctagtgtttatattattatattcaggattttggattaaaatcaatcaaccaagacttacctgtattattactgatctatgtttacaccttatacataatatatcagtattgttaaaacttttgcaccgaagaaggccatttgttgagccaaaatctttgcaattattgtatactttatatcatctgttcagtttttccatctttgtgcgatgatattcaacactttttagtgttttgttttccatttatttatcggtattgttacaaaatcttttagactcatataatttttcctgtttgtgtagtattgtcaattttgatgattcaatacctattaagtttacttgttggtagattcttatagactatatatatatatatgtatatataagtacgtctgagtcagtgacaactctacaacagatgtatccatcggatcgccatcaatgatggtgatacatggctgtatacataatgtatatacaactcgtctaaacatcaacccaacaatataagatctgtaaatttgctttcgcaaatttttggttcttccctcgccgggattcgaacccatgctactgtgatatcgtgacaccaaatcgcctgcactgcagccgtcccgctagaccacacgaccacctgggctctcaaaaaaagagcttttgctggccgtgtgttaccttttctcgtcagttttaatatatatataactgaatCCATTTCTAAAAGGGAAAATGCATTCTTTTCCTCTTTGAAAAATGTCAAccattatacatacatgtactagtTAAAATACCAATGCAGATCGACATATTTAACTGACTTCATTGCAaagtttgaataattttgaaaattctaacacCCATACCATTGATATATCACTAGCAGTGACATTGAAATTTCCCCAAAttgttttttgataaattataaCAGTTTTGTCTAACAGAATTGGAATCATTTTTAGATCGGTGTATACATATTTTGGTCATTGGACCAGAATATAAAAAAACGGGTAAGTTCTCACATTGAATATAAAACTGGTATGGCTGAATCCCAGCATGAACCCATCATTTGAAAACAACACAACAAACTGTTATTTGTATTTACTTGCATAAAACTGTTTATGCTTCAAAAAGTCTGGTCTCGAGACCAAAAACAGAAACACTTTGGACATCAGGCGTCAGCGCTAAGTTGTTTATAtttaactaatttaaaaaaaaaaatgttacattcaCGCAGATGATAGAGCTGTTGTCCACCAGATTTTGGTCCATAGACCAACTAAACGAATGATATCAAATAAATTAGTATCAATCTCTTTTTTTTCTGGTTCTTAGACCAAGAACAAGattgaatgtaaaatataatgCGTATATCGCTTTTTGGTTCTTAGACCAAGAACaaaattgaatgtaaaatataatgCGTAAATTGCTTTTTGGTTCTTAGACCAAGAACAACGTGAAAACGTTACTCTAATCACactaattatacccccgctttaaaaaagggggggtatactgttttacctctgtctgtccgtccgtccgtcagtccgtccgtccgtccgtcagtcagtccgtcccatgaaactttcgtcacatttttctcaggaactacacatccaccctttctgtaatttggtatcaacatttatatatgtcagccataccgtgtgatgcgttttcagatttatcacttgacaacttcctgtttaccgaaaaaacttgtatgattttacacatgatatccaagttgaaaattttcgtcacatttttctcaggaactacaatacaaggatttctgaaatttggtttcaggatttatataagtcagctataccgtgcgatgcgttttcagattcatcactcgacaacttcctgtttaccgaacacttgtatgattttacacatgatagccaacttgaaaattttcgtcacatttttctcaggaactacaatacaaggatttctgaaatttggtttcaggatttatataagtcagctataccgtgtgatgcgttttcagattcatcactcgacaacttcctgtttaccgaacacttgcatatttttacactattaatattatccacttgcggcgggggtatcatcagtgagcagtagctcgcagtttcacttgttcataGATCAGaaaggtacatacatgtatatcataatcaACCGGTAACATTTtcgttttcaaatattcaataagaagatgtggtatgattgcgaatgagaaaactctccacaagggaccaaatgacataaCAAAGCTATAGGTTTACTGTGACGTATGGCCTTCAAAAaagagcaaaatccataccgaatcttcaacaataaaaggccctgaaatgatgCATATTTCTGGTAAACAAAAACGTGTACCATACCTGTCGAAGTATTTATTTAAAGATGAATTTcatataaatgtttcttttttcagaTCTATTAATTACATTGAAATTGCATATTACTTTGGAACTCTTTATTTGAAATTAGATTTATTTTTCTAACGATTTTGTGAACCGGTCGTATGTATCTgtctttaatattgaaatatgcGTTGTAGATACTAATTCGCTTCATCTAAGATGGTAGAACActtaaagtcaatgatattttcatatcatttatcaATTAAACATCACCATCCAACTTCAAATGCAATTAATAAGCACAATGAATCAAAACGTGGCTGATTATTATTGGTATTTTCCATtgctttctttttgtttttcgcAAATTTCTGGTGTAAATGATAAAGAAATCCCCATCTTTGTCACAATGACTGCTGTAAATTCCTTACGCAGAGTAAAGCTATATGATACTTTCTAGGACAATAATTAACAACTACGCATCATTTACAATATCTATATTATTTCTATAGGGACAACAATAATAATTCAAAAAACACATGTTCGTCAAATATTTCTCCACTTTGGCTAGCAAGTGCATCATAGTTTTCCTCCAATGATGGTCATTCTTCTTTGTTTCAGCTAATCAGTCTATTCTGTAGAATTTTTTTCCGCTCTCACATACTTTAAAGGGAgatctttgacaaatttatcaaCATCATACTTTACTTCATAGcctgtaaaaaaatcatttttttttaaaagatctgAGTCTTAATGAATAATAAATTGTGGACTATTTTACTTGAATGTtgaaactacatgtataatgatactAGTAAAGAGTAACTGACTTCGATTAATAAGATGTATTTTTGTCGGTTCAAAATAGTACCCCTGGCCATATAAATTACTGATAAATACAGGAGTATGTgtgattatatattatattgcaTGTAATGCTTTTATCGGTACTTTTTCAGATAGATTAAGTGTCATAAATCCTAGTTTTAGAATACATGACAACATGCCAATATCTTCTGCTCTGGTCCTTGTTAAATTAAGTATTAGATTTGTGAAGTCAAATATGCTTGACCTGACCTTATTAACTTTGACCCAGACTTAATGTGACTTAATGTTTGACTGAATGTTTGACCCTAACTGATCAACTGATTAACCGGTTTACTGGTGCAACTACTGTTTCTTTCATTATGAAgtcctttttataaaaaaaaaactcattcgcagttagctcattttaaagaaaacattataaaacGTAAAAAAAGTGTGACAAGCCTAAAAAAGTACGTCCATCAGGAAATAGTACaagcatgttcaggacgatgCAACGCCTAAAAGTAGTACTTTTGAAAAAATCTGTATTACCGTAAATCTAATATTTGGCGTTCTCTTTGCAAATGGATTTAAAACAAAGTTCATAAACTAAAaaagtttattaaataaatatatactgaaACGATAGTTTAGTACAAGTTCTTCTGTAAAAATAAACGTCAAGTcttttttgttgaattgtttCATCAGGATAGCTACCATGAATTGAAAACTTTTACtaatatgattatttttcaacTTATATGTACATGTGTTGATTGAGTACAAAacatttccacttttatttcttTATACGATAGAATTATCTTTGTACAGTCTGATATTATATCTGATAACATTTGTCctccaaattttgttttaataaaacagtACTTACCTTTTCCTGTCTTCATTAGTATTTTTGCAGTATACCAACACTTGTCTGGATACCAAAATGCTTCAACAGACGTACCAACTTCAAACTcctacaaaataaatgaaaaataagcatCTTACAACTGCACAAAACATATGATAGAGTTTATACCACACCGTGTATTTCTTTGTGTCTAGACCCGAAAGATTGACAAGGTTTAAAGACATGGCCGACTAGTCTCCACCTGTCCAGCAGTTAAACTCGTCCTAAAAGTAGGTTAAAAATATCGTACAACATGTATTGTCGTTATCTGTAAACCTTTTAGCAAATCTTCTATGAAATTACATTGCCAGATTTATCTAAATTCGGCAATACGCATCATTggagtattttgtttttaaattttcttatgaTCCCACCTGCCAACTTATATGGCCCGCATGGCTAAAAAAGACTTGGAGTAAAGCACAAGTTTTgagatgtttttttcaaaattgctctGGATAGAAAAAAATCTTAGAGAGGCAGAAATGTCCAGAATGTTCAAATTTGCCCACTGTCTATTTACGCCAATACTGTCCAGAATTATTCTGTAATCGGAGATTTTGTTATAGTTATTTGTacactttttttattcttttatttacctTTGAACTCATCCTTCTTTTCTTCTTGTTTAAGTTGTCACTGTGACTGCAgtcattttttagtttttgttttggaGTCAAATCTCTACCAGATacctgtaaatatataaaaatatgttgtgtatatctttttaagaGATATTATGAAAAGTTTTCTAAAGACAATGGCACGTCACAGACAGTTACAGTAATATGTAGTCATTAACAGCAAACAAACTTAATATACAAATCTATATTGAACAAGAATGtatccaaagtacacggatgcccattCGCATTACCATTTTCCATGTtgaatggaccgtgaaattgggtaaaagaTCTAGTTTGGCCTgaaaagtttcaagttgattggactttaacttcatcaaaaactaccttgaccaaaaactttaacctgaaactcacacttttaatttgtatgttcagtggaccatataaatggggtcaaaagtctaatttggtttaaaaataagaaagatcatatcacaaggaacatgtgtactaagtttaaagttgattggacttcagcttcatcaaaaactaccttgaccaaaaactttaacctgaagtgggacgaacggacggacgaacgaacgaacgaacgtacagacggaaggacgcacaaaccagaaaacatacatgtaatgccCTTCTACTAACGTACACTTGATATAGACtgttatcggaccacagatgaattatcacgttgtgattggttaaatgccgtcacgtggtgaccccctatgagaccgtatggggtttatagtaagtttcatatggggttcatgacgcgttaatggcgacgtcatctattaatgttgttgtgtttcattgtttatttttcaacaaaacgccgcagaaaaagtccagcgtccgataaattcgttatacggttaactactgacctccggcctcaccccctatggattttactaaccctctatggatccgtaggggtcaGTAGCgtaccatataacttataatatagaTAATAGTTGATGAAACAAACGTGACGATACACACTTtggaactaaaatttaaaataaaatataataaaaaggaaaaactataaaattatccaatgaaaatcattcaTTTGCAAAGCAAATGCATATGCATATGAATAACAGAATcagaccaaattaaaaaaaatgagaaattatGAACACAGGGGTCAACATTATTTTGTAACTTACATCGAAAGAAGAATTACGTACGAAACTCAACACATCTTTCCGATTTTAAGTTAATTACGTTCACTCAGACCAACAAAGTTAATATCATTTGTTGaacaaacaattaacaaaaattaaaggaattttttttttaattgtaaggTAAATATATACGTAGGTTATAAAACTTACAATAGAGGTGTCTACTTGGcttttgtgtttttcaatatGTTGACATCTACTAGATTCTTCAAATTCCTGAACTTTCTTTTCTAAACAAGCTTTTGTTTCTTCCTGTAAAAACATCATTGTTTTCAGAGTTTGCGTATTGAGAACATTTGAATAAGGAATATTTTCTTATTATGTTTAAATACAAGTACATAACATGTAAGATGTTTATTGTATAAACCATTTTTCTTTGTCAGTGTCTCTGGTATTTATTCTAAGCTGATAAATATGTTTGATTAATTATGTAATGCAAGATCAAGATCAGCAGACTGCATGGTCAATTGAACAACTCTTTATGCATCATTAATGTGATCTGGTAACTATCGTAAGTCTGTTGCAGAATATTATTCCATATATCATCAACAACATAATAAGCGTTTTGTCAAAAGGGCTATTACAGCCCTAAAAAACAGAATACTCAACTTACCAATTTATTGTACATTTCTTCCAGGGTTtggtattttgttttttcaacttGTAGCAGATtactagatttttcatttttatcaatcTGCTTATCCAAGACAACTTTGAGTTCATTCTCTGATCTCCTCAGTTGCTGTAATTTAATTTCAAGTGCACTGCATTTTTTCCTTTCTTGATTCAACAATGTCTCGAAGTCCTCTG is from Mytilus galloprovincialis chromosome 6, xbMytGall1.hap1.1, whole genome shotgun sequence and encodes:
- the LOC143078077 gene encoding uncharacterized protein LOC143078077 — protein: MMFLQEETKACLEKKVQEFEESSRCQHIEKHKSQVDTSIVSGRDLTPKQKLKNDCSHSDNLNKKKRRMSSKEFEVGTSVEAFWYPDKCWYTAKILMKTGKGYEVKYDVDKFVKDLPLKYVRAEKNSTE